The Equus asinus isolate D_3611 breed Donkey chromosome 4, EquAss-T2T_v2, whole genome shotgun sequence genome has a segment encoding these proteins:
- the LOC139045005 gene encoding serine/threonine-protein kinase MARK2-like — MLPGLAATSAGRQPCPRDYQLRRTLGEGSFGIVKLALHVPSGTEVAVKIIQKKEQSAATAKRLLCETQGLARLRHPHILRLVEVIESEETLFIISEYVRGGNLLDHLMKHGPLTEEEARGWFQQLVSALQYCHRRGVIHRDLKPENVLLDPAGSAKLADFGFCSLDPGGPLSTFCGTPGYMAPEVMRLQPYAGPPADVWSLGVLLHAMLAGSLPFWGEDFDAIQRSTLRGSYSPPRLVSCQCAQLLRGLLTLDPGKRKTLEEVMGDPWVNWGQPRLRPYREPPADTRAAWGTDEMLKAQQPQGGGHARPPTSLPSNKAHSCRALQHCTAWRRALEPRGRRAGSEPVLPTWLREAGRQRPSEKPQSGPEAAEPGGALPSLDSCPAAPSPAPPGDPGAVPSSDSARTTRGAQEGSCQGDSRQAAQPHEVTPASPSGRSQGRGGAARRLFKALRGLCCCLPIRIGSGKRNRVWPR, encoded by the coding sequence ATGCTTCCTGGCCTGGCGGCCACCTCTGCTGGCAGGCAGCCCTGTCCGCGGGATTACCAGCTGCGAAGGACCCTTGGGGAGGGCTCCTTCGGCATTGTGAAGCTGGCCCTGCACGTCCCCAGCGGGACGGAGGTGGCCGTCAAGATCATACAGAAGAAGGAGCAGAGCGCCGCCACTGCCAAGAGACTTCTGTGCGAAACGCAGGGTCTGGCGCGATTACGTCACCCCCATATTTTGAGGCTGGTGGAGGTGATCGAAAGCGAGGAGACACTATTTATAATAAGTGAATATGTGCGCGGAGGCAACCTGCTGGACCACCTGATGAAGCACGGCCCCCTGACTGAGGAGGAGGCGCGAGGCTGGTTCCAGCAGCTCGTCTCTGCTCTCCAGTACTGCCACCGCCGGGGCGTCATACACCGGGACCTGAAGCCAGAGAACGTGCTCCTGGACCCGGCGGGGAGCGCGAAGCTGGCCGACTTCGGCTTCTGCAGCCTGGACCCTGGCGGGCCGCTGAGCACGTTCTGCGGCACCCCCGGCTACATGGCCCCGGAGGTCATGCGGCTGCAGCCCTACGCCGGCCCCCCGGCCGACGTCTGGAGCCTCGGCGTGCTGCTCCACGCCATGCTTGCCGGGTCCCTGCCGTTCTGGGGGGAGGACTTCGACGCCATCCAGCGCAGCACGCTCAGGGGGTCTTACTCGCCGCCCAGGCTGGTGTCGTGCCAGTGCGCCCAGCTGCTCAGAGGCCTGCTGACCCTCGACCCTGGGAAGAGGAAGACtttggaggaggtgatgggggacCCGTGGGTCAACTGGGGCCAGCCGAGGCTGAGGCCTTACAGGGAGCCGCCTGCTGACACGAGGGCCGCCTGGGGGACCGACGAGATGCTGAAGGCCCAGCAGCCGCAGGGGGGTGGTCACGCCAGACCCccgacctccctcccctccaacaaGGCCCACAGCTGCCGTGCTTTGCAACACTGCACGGCGTGGCGGAGGGCCTTGGAGCCCCGCGGCCGGCGCGCTGGCAGTGAGCCAGTTCTGCCTACCTGGCTCCGGGAGGCTGGCCGTCAGAGGCCCAGCGAGAAGCCGCAGTCAGGGCCGGAGGCCGCAGAGCCTGGCGGTGCTTTGCCCAGCCTGGACTCATGCCCCGctgcccccagcccggcccccccAGGGGACCCCGGGGCCGTCCCCTCCTCCGACAGTGCCCGCACCACACGTGGGGCCCAGGAGGGAAGCTGCCAAGGAGACTCCCGGCAGGCGGCGCAGCCCCATGAGGTGACCCCGGCCTCGCCCTCTGGCCGCAGCCAGGGCCGAGGGGGTGCTGCCAGGAGGCTGTTCAAGGCACTCCGAGGTCTGTGCTGCTGCCTGCCAATCAGGATCGGGTCTGGCAAGAGGAACAGGGTGTGGCCCCGGTGA